The genomic DNA TTACGTGAAACGCGCCGCCTTTTTCTTCAACCCAATGAGTTCTCATTGATTCACCTCCCCTTCTCGTGAATCCACTGGATTAGAAAATCTTTAGCTTCTTGGGCAGGAAAATACCATTTTTGCCCGACTTTAAATTTAGGAAAGCGTTCATCAAAGAAAAATTGATCTTGAATTGTTCCCCAGCTCATGCAAGTTCGGCGTTTTAACTCTGCCGTATCCCAAAAAACAAGATCTGCTTCAATTTGTTTGACCTTTTCCTCGACCTTTTCTAAATAAAGATCACGTGCTTCTTGTTCATCGATTTGAATGTCTAGCAAAAGAGCCCACCACCTTTCAAGAATTAGTTTCATATGTGATTTTTAAGCCGAGAGCTGAACAAACTTTATTAATTGTATCTTCATTCCACCTCCGTTCACCCGCAATTAGATCAGATAAATATTGAGCACTATAACCAATTTCCCTTGCTAATTGAGCGTTTGTTATTTTTTTTTGCTGCATTTTTTCCTTAACGACGT from Tuberibacillus sp. Marseille-P3662 includes the following:
- a CDS encoding group-specific protein → MLDIQIDEQEARDLYLEKVEEKVKQIEADLVFWDTAELKRRTCMSWGTIQDQFFFDERFPKFKVGQKWYFPAQEAKDFLIQWIHEKGR
- a CDS encoding helix-turn-helix domain-containing protein gives rise to the protein MNFSNVVKEKMQQKKITNAQLAREIGYSAQYLSDLIAGERRWNEDTINKVCSALGLKITYETNS